One window of Quercus robur chromosome 5, dhQueRobu3.1, whole genome shotgun sequence genomic DNA carries:
- the LOC126725144 gene encoding receptor-like protein 15 has translation MKGVSQNFSMGWPLVKFLLWALLLFVQIHEHRACVEEERTGLLELKTFLKSHTNYTKPLLPTWADETKGECCSWERVNCSATTGHVINLTLSYINEFQSPTVETYVRGTWFLNVSLLQPFKELRILDLSDNGISGWLGNEDMANFSSLEILDLSSNDFTGSITPYIGALSSLKAISLAFNRLNGTLNTPEFCALKKLEEIELAVNDFEGMLPPCLNNLTSLSHLDISSNRFNGNLSSSPIVNLTSLEYIDLSYNLFEGLFSFSLFANHSKLRVIQCLSDSNKLDIETENHSWDPLFQLKVLVLSNCNLNNPTGNFPKFLLGQHELEVIDISHCKLNGSFPIWLLENKTGLQMLNLRSNSFTGEFHLPSEHYMNLCWLDVSDNHFDGKLQENIGKRIPKLEYLNLSQNQFEGNLPSSIGDMSNLRKLDLSFNNFSGEVPMELVANCTSFAILRLSNNNFHGEIFSKHFNLSSFSLELQNNNFTGTLPVVPLKVGGFLNISNNHMIGTIPLWIVNGSTSPLIAVDLSINSFEGQIPCGLASSGVINLSHNLLSGLLPSCLNLRYVRHLLLQGNKLTGSLPKAILNSSLVTLDIRDNRFIGGIPDEIDGLSNLKVLSLSGNHFSGVISKQLCRLKRIGIMDLSNNSFSGSIPSCFNNISFGKLVASDFVYTPNVYASIEGFYIPSKSVLNTHFIVEGSSLLFYEQVEIEIVTKYRADLYKGLNLDLMSSLDLSLNKLIGEIPPKLGQLSSLHGLNLSHNQLTGPIPKSFSNLTQLESLDLSQNNLSGEIPSTLIDINSLEIFNVSHNNLSGKLPDFKAQFGTFGKSSYEGNPFLCGPPLEKNCTEIYELPPSPQKSSKTSDGKWYQVDLLVFTTSFSVSYIIFFLGVASVLYINSHWRQQCFNLIEDRIYWYYYFALNTLKRLLNRMCR, from the exons ATGAAAGGAGTTTCACAAAATTTCTCAATGGGGTGGCCTTTAGTGAAGTTTTTGCTGTGGGCTTTATTACTCTTTGTTCAAATTCATGAGCACAGAGCTTGTGTTGAGGAAGAGAGGACGGGTCTCCTAgaattgaaaacttttctaaaatccCACACTAATTATACCAAGCCCCTCCTTCCAACTTGGGCTGATGAGACAAAGGGTGAGTGTTGTAGTTGGGAGCGGGTCAATTGTAGCGCCACCACTGGTCATGTGATCAATCTCACGCTCTCTTATATAAACGAATTTCAATCTCCGACTGTTGAGACTTATGTGAGGGGGACTTGGTTCCTAAACGTGTCCTTGTTGCAACCTTTCAAGGAGCTAAGAATTCTTGATTTATCTGACAACGGAATTTCTGGTTGGTTAGGAAATGAAG ATATGGCAAATTTCAGCAGTTTGGAGATTTTAGATTTGAGCTCAAATGATTTCACTGGAAGCATTACTCCATATATCGGAGCGTTATCTTCTCTCAAGGCTATATCATTAGCTTTTAATAGACTCAATGGAACTTTAAACACTCCAG AATTTTGTGCGCTAAAGAAACTTGAAGAGATAGAGCTTGCTGTTAATGACTTTGAAGGGATGCTTCCTCCATGCCTAAACAATTTGACATCTCTTTCGCACTTGGATATATCTAGCAACCGGTTCAATGGAAACTTGTCTTCATCTCCAATAGTCAACCTAACATCCCTTGAGTACATTGATTTGAGTTATAATCTTTTTGAAGGTTTATTCTCATTCAGTTTATTTGCTAATCACTCCAAGCTTAGGGTGATTCAATGTTTGAGTGACAGCAACAAACTTGATATAGAGACTGAGAATCACAGTTGGGACCCTTTGTTTCAATTAAAGGTCTTAGTACTGTCTAATTGTAATCTCAACAACCCCACCGGCAACTTTCCCAAGTTTCTCTTGGGCCAACATGAATTGGAAGTCATTGATATCTCTCATTGTAAATTGAATGGAAGCTTCCCCATATGGTTGCTCGAAAACAAAACTGGACTACAAATGTTAAATCTTCGAAGTAACTCTTTCACGGGCGAGTTTCATTTGCCATCAGAACACTACATGAATCTTTGTTGGTTGGATGTCTCGGACAATCACTTTGATGGGaaacttcaagaaaatattgGAAAGAGGATTCCAAAATTAGAATATCTAAATTTATCTCAAAATCAATTTGAAGGAAATCTTCCATCCTCAATTGGTGACATGAGTAATTTAAGGAAATTGGATTTGTCCTTCAATAATTTTTCTGGAGAGGTACCAATGGAATTGGTTGCCAATTGCACTTCTTTTGCTATTTTGAGGTTATCTAATAATAACTTTCACGGTGAAATTTTCTCAAAGCACTTCAACCTATCCTCGTTTTCTTTAGAAttgcaaaataataatttcacagGCACTCTTCCAGTTGTACCCCTAAAGGTAGGGGGGTTCCTAAATATTAGCAACAACCACATGATAGGTACAATTCCTCTATGGATAGTAAATGGTAGTACGTCACCATTAATTGCTGTTGACTTGAGTATCAACTCATTCGAAGGCCAGATTCCATGTGGACTAGCTTCATCTGGAGTAATAAACCTTTCTCATAACTTGCTTTCAGGATTGTTACCTTCTTGCTTGAATCTACGGTATGTTAGGCACTTGCTATTGCAAGGGAACAAACTCACTGGGTCATTACCAAAAGCTATTCTCAATTCATCTCTTGTGACATTGGATATTAGAGATAATCGCTTTATCGGCGGCATCCCTGATGAAATTGATGGACTTTCCAACTTAAAAGTGCTTTCGTTAAGTGGCAATCATTTTAGTGGTGTGATTTCAAAGCAGTTGTGTCGGTTAAAGAGGATAGGCATAATGGATCTTTCCAATAACTCTTTTTCTGGGTCAATACCGTCCTGCTTTAACAACATATCCTTTGGGAAGCTAGTTGCTAGTGATTTTGTCTATACACCTAATGTTTATGCTTCGATAGAAGGTTTTTATATCCCATCTAAATCTGTTCTAAATACGCATTTTATAGTTGAAGGGTCATCTCTGCTCTTCTATGAACAAGTTGAGATTGAGATTGTGACGAAATATAGGGCTGACTTGTACAAGGGTCTCAACCTTGATTTGATGTCTTCATTGGATTTGTCATTAAACAAGCTAATAGGAGAAATCCCACCAAAGCTGGGACAGTTATCTTCACTACATGGACTAAACTTGTCTCACAATCAGTTGACAGGTCCTATTCCAAAATCGTTCTCAAATTTGACTCAATTAGAGAGTTTAGACCTTTCTCAGAACAATTTGAGTGGGGAAATTCCTTCGACATTGATTGATATAAACTCTCTTGAAATTTTCAATGTGTCTCACAACAACTTATCAGGTAAACTTCCAGACTTTAAAGCACAATTTGGAACATTTGGAAAGAGTAGCTACGAAGGAAATCCATTTCTTTGTGGTCCACCACTGGAGAAAAACTGCACTGAGATATATGAGTTACCTCCATCACCACAAAAATCCTCAAAGACAAGTGATGGAAAATGGTATCAAGTCGATCTTCTAGTTTTCACTACTAGTTTTTCGGTATCTTACATCATCTTCTTTTTGGGTGTTGCTAGTGTTCTTTATATTAATTCTCATTGGCGGCAACAATGCTTCAATTTGATTGAGGATCGTATATATTggtattattattttgctttaaATACCCTAAAAAGGCTTCTGAACCGTATGTGTCGTTAG